A portion of the Bacteroidota bacterium genome contains these proteins:
- a CDS encoding DMT family transporter, which yields MLSGYKKAGVYFLLTWSMIFWSLSFIWYKDAYLYFKPITTIFFRLVISAVFLFFLSLSLKELQKVKLKDFKYFLIAAFFEPFIYFIGESFGMQLVSSSMAAVIIALIPLFSPFAGYIFLKEKVSPANILGILLSIIGIIFIIFHHGFHLQAPLKGIMLMFLAVCAAIGYSIMIRKIAYKYNSFTIVTYQNMIGSLLFAPLFFILDFDTVRQTTYTLANFKAIFELAIFASSFAFVFFAYSIRHIGVTKANTFTNIIPVFTAILAYFLLNEELGLNKIMGTFLVIVGLFLSQIDISKLKILAKTHLKR from the coding sequence ATGTTATCAGGATATAAAAAAGCCGGAGTATATTTTTTGCTGACATGGTCGATGATTTTCTGGAGTCTTTCCTTCATTTGGTATAAAGATGCCTACCTGTATTTCAAACCCATTACCACGATATTTTTCCGGCTGGTCATATCGGCCGTTTTCCTGTTTTTTTTAAGCCTCAGTTTAAAAGAACTGCAGAAAGTCAAATTAAAAGACTTCAAATACTTCCTTATTGCTGCTTTTTTCGAACCCTTTATTTACTTCATAGGCGAGAGTTTCGGAATGCAGCTGGTGTCTTCATCCATGGCTGCAGTGATCATCGCCCTGATACCCCTGTTCAGCCCTTTTGCGGGCTATATTTTTCTGAAGGAAAAAGTATCGCCGGCCAATATACTGGGCATCCTACTTTCAATCATCGGGATCATCTTTATAATCTTTCATCACGGATTTCACCTGCAGGCTCCGCTGAAAGGGATCATGCTGATGTTCCTGGCTGTATGTGCGGCCATTGGCTATTCGATCATGATCCGGAAAATTGCCTATAAATACAATTCATTTACCATAGTCACCTATCAGAATATGATCGGATCACTGTTGTTTGCGCCTTTATTTTTTATTCTGGATTTTGATACGGTAAGGCAGACGACATACACCCTGGCAAATTTCAAAGCCATATTTGAACTGGCCATATTTGCCTCATCCTTTGCATTTGTATTTTTTGCCTATTCGATCAGGCATATAGGGGTAACCAAAGCAAATACCTTTACCAACATTATTCCGGTTTTCACAGCCATATTGGCTTATTTTTTATTAAATGAAGAACTGGGCCTGAATAAAATTATGGGCACTTTTCTGGTTATCGTCGGGTTGTTTCTTTCGCAGATTGATATTTCAAAACTGAAAATATTGGCCAAAACTCACTTAAAAAGGTAG